One genomic window of Notamacropus eugenii isolate mMacEug1 chromosome 6, mMacEug1.pri_v2, whole genome shotgun sequence includes the following:
- the LOC140511490 gene encoding olfactory receptor 5D13-like: MVNAKQNQSDVVIFILLGFSDYPKLQVPFFLLFLNIYVVTVVGNLGMIVIIKINPKLHTPMYFFLSHLSFVDFSYSTIITPKLLDILVVEDRSISFEGCIAQFCFAATCLVIETFLLAVMAYDRFVAICNPLLYTVVMSQTRCALLIAGAYTWGTISSLIFTYTLLILSFHGNNIINNFLCEYSAILSASFSDKHVTEIILSILANFNTFFTLIIVLTSYLFIFVTVLKRHSASGRHKAFSTCVSHLTAVTIFYGTILFLYCVPSSKNSWLIIRMGTVFCTVVIPMLNPLIYSLRNKDVKETIRKIIGH; the protein is encoded by the coding sequence ATGGTGAACGCTAAACAAAATCAGAGTGATGTGGTCATCTTTATTCTCTTAGGATTCTCTGATTATCCAAAGCTCCAGGTCCCCTTCTTTCTACTGTTCCTGAATATCTATGTGGTTACTGTGGTGGGAAACCTGGGCATGATTGTGATCATCAAGATTAACCCCAAACTCCACactcccatgtactttttccttagTCACTTGTCCTTTGTGGATTTCAGTTACTCCACTATAATTACACCCAAGCTCTTAGACATCTTAGTTGTGGAAGACAGAAGCATCTCTTTTGAAGGCTGTATTGCACAGTTTTGTTTTGCAGCTACTTGTTTGGTGATAGAGACCTTTCTGTTAGCAGTGATGGCTTATGACCGTTTTGTGGCTATTTGTAATCCTCTACTATATACAGTTGTCATGTCCCAGACACGGTGTGCCCTTCTGATTGCTGGAGCATATACATGGGGGACAATTTCTTCTCTCATATTCACATACACTCTCCTTATCTTGTCATTTCATGGGAACAATATCATTAATAATTTTCTCTGTGAGTATTCCGCCattctttctgcctccttctctGATAAGCATGTCACAGAAATAATCCTATCTATCCTTGctaattttaatacatttttcaccCTTATTATTGTGCTCACatcatatctttttatttttgtcactgtCTTGAAAAGGCATTCGGCCAGTGGGAGACATAAAGCCTTTTCTACCTGTGTCTCCCATCTCACAGCTGTAACAATCTTCTATGGGACCATTCTCTTCCTTTACTGTGTGCCCAGTTCCAAAAACTCATGGCTTATAATCAGAATGGGCACTGTTTTTTGTACAGTTGTGATACCTATGCTTAATCCCTTAATATATAGCCTACGGAACAAAGATGTGAAAGAAACCATCAGGAAAATTATCGGACACTAA